A genomic window from Cloacibacillus evryensis DSM 19522 includes:
- a CDS encoding energy-coupling factor transporter transmembrane component T family protein: protein MNGLFDCAGGDGFIYRLNPSVKILIAFAAGMAAFAVKSITGALFIAALTVAAAAISGLGRKALSMALLLVKISTLLFVIQLLCARGGQVIFAAGPLMITDEGLRFSLLMVAKLIAASLPLMLALSATQRGDLANSLVQNCRLPYRYAFALTATLKFIPTLASEMAQVMEAQRARGIDFEVRNPLKKAALIVPLCLPLLLSCVRKIENSAVAAQLRGFELRRRESGYKRYPVGIKEAAAAAVSAVGFFVAFIL, encoded by the coding sequence ATGAACGGACTTTTTGACTGCGCGGGCGGCGACGGTTTCATATACCGCCTGAATCCTTCGGTAAAGATACTGATCGCCTTCGCGGCGGGCATGGCCGCCTTCGCCGTGAAGAGCATCACGGGCGCGCTCTTTATCGCGGCGCTGACGGTCGCGGCCGCGGCGATCTCGGGCCTCGGCAGGAAGGCTCTGTCAATGGCCCTTTTGCTTGTAAAAATATCAACGCTGCTGTTCGTGATACAGCTTCTCTGCGCGAGGGGCGGACAGGTGATCTTTGCGGCGGGGCCGCTGATGATCACCGACGAAGGGCTGCGCTTTTCGCTGCTGATGGTGGCAAAGCTCATCGCCGCCTCCCTGCCGCTGATGCTGGCGCTCTCCGCCACGCAGCGCGGCGACCTCGCGAACTCCCTCGTGCAGAACTGCCGCCTGCCCTACCGGTACGCCTTCGCGCTGACCGCGACGCTTAAATTCATCCCCACCCTAGCCTCGGAAATGGCTCAGGTAATGGAGGCGCAGCGCGCGCGCGGGATAGACTTCGAGGTGCGCAACCCGCTGAAAAAGGCGGCTCTCATCGTCCCTCTCTGCCTGCCGCTTTTGCTTTCCTGCGTCCGTAAAATAGAAAACAGCGCCGTCGCCGCCCAACTGCGCGGCTTCGAGCTGCGCCGCCGTGAGAGCGGCTACAAGCGCTACCCCGTCGGTATAAAAGAGGCAGCGGCCGCCGCGGTGAGCGCGGTAGGATTTTTTGTCGCCTTTATCCTGTAA
- a CDS encoding energy-coupling factor ABC transporter ATP-binding protein — protein MIEFRNVSYSYGDGPLLSNISFHLADGSFTAVAGENGAGKSTLCRLAAALLRPTGGEIVSNGLCTSKEKGAAFAAFTGFLFQNPDRQICRATVYEEIMFGLRCISSNVKEAEHAAAEMIEEFGFSPDQEIFYMSRGERQMLALASVLARRPRILIADEPTSGLDCRQYGFVARKLREARERGATVLMVTHDMELAEETADEMLVVGGGAVRAHGPAAELLSDGELMERSSLRRTEMRELADILGGDFAKAGSVDEMAEIIKERKKRMVA, from the coding sequence ATGATAGAGTTTAGGAATGTCTCATACAGCTACGGAGACGGCCCGCTGCTTTCAAACATTTCTTTCCATCTCGCGGACGGCTCCTTCACCGCCGTGGCCGGCGAGAACGGCGCGGGTAAATCGACGCTCTGCCGCCTCGCGGCGGCGCTGCTGCGCCCCACGGGCGGGGAGATCGTAAGCAACGGCCTTTGCACCTCAAAGGAAAAGGGGGCCGCATTCGCCGCGTTCACCGGCTTTTTGTTCCAGAATCCCGACCGCCAGATCTGCCGCGCCACCGTCTATGAGGAGATAATGTTCGGCCTGCGCTGCATAAGTTCCAACGTCAAAGAGGCCGAACACGCCGCCGCGGAGATGATCGAGGAGTTCGGATTTTCACCGGATCAGGAGATCTTCTACATGAGCCGGGGCGAACGTCAGATGCTTGCGCTGGCCTCGGTGCTGGCGCGCAGGCCCAGGATTCTGATCGCCGACGAGCCGACATCCGGACTCGACTGCCGCCAGTACGGCTTCGTCGCCCGTAAGCTGAGAGAGGCGCGGGAGCGGGGAGCGACGGTGCTGATGGTAACGCATGACATGGAGCTTGCCGAAGAGACCGCCGACGAGATGCTGGTTGTCGGAGGCGGCGCGGTGAGGGCTCACGGCCCGGCGGCGGAGCTGCTGTCAGACGGGGAGCTTATGGAGAGATCCTCGCTGCGCCGCACCGAAATGCGCGAATTGGCCGATATTCTCGGCGGTGACTTCGCGAAGGCCGGTTCTGTGGACGAGATGGCAGAAATCATAAAAGAGAGAAAAAAGAGGATGGTGGCATAG
- a CDS encoding energy-coupling factor ABC transporter ATP-binding protein, translating into MISVENLSFIYDGSERRALNEISLRIPRGAFVGVTGASRSGKSTLLRAMAGIVPHYLRGRFFGAVKVGGLDTLDTAPQQIAHIVGFVGEDIESQMICETVEEELLFGLENFAVPREEIEPRLAAALEMLSISPLRGRKISSLSGGQRQKTALAAMLALSPQVLILDNPSAELDPAATESLYDALAALNSRGMTVIAAEQKVGTLCRFATQMIVMDDGGALLCGAAQQVMNDTAALAAAGVMRPRRIELGARLRAEGLYDGDMPLDIPRAAAMVRGICNDRV; encoded by the coding sequence ATGATCTCCGTCGAAAACCTCTCATTCATTTATGACGGCTCTGAGCGGCGCGCGCTGAACGAGATCTCGCTGCGCATTCCCCGCGGAGCTTTCGTTGGAGTGACGGGAGCGAGCCGCTCGGGGAAGAGCACGCTGCTTCGCGCGATGGCGGGGATCGTGCCCCATTACCTGCGCGGCCGTTTCTTCGGGGCGGTGAAGGTGGGGGGCCTGGACACGCTCGACACCGCTCCGCAGCAGATCGCGCATATCGTCGGTTTCGTCGGGGAGGATATCGAGAGCCAGATGATCTGCGAAACGGTGGAGGAAGAGCTCCTCTTCGGCCTGGAAAACTTCGCCGTGCCGCGCGAAGAGATCGAGCCGCGCCTCGCGGCGGCGCTTGAGATGCTCTCCATCTCGCCGCTGCGCGGACGGAAGATATCTTCTCTCTCCGGCGGGCAGAGGCAAAAGACCGCGCTTGCCGCGATGCTGGCCCTTTCGCCACAGGTGCTTATCCTTGACAACCCCTCCGCCGAGCTCGACCCGGCGGCTACCGAGAGCCTCTACGACGCCCTTGCCGCGCTCAACTCACGCGGCATGACGGTGATCGCGGCGGAACAGAAGGTGGGCACGCTCTGCCGTTTCGCGACACAGATGATCGTGATGGACGACGGAGGCGCGCTTCTCTGCGGCGCGGCGCAGCAGGTGATGAACGATACGGCGGCGCTCGCCGCGGCCGGCGTCATGCGCCCGCGCCGGATAGAGCTCGGCGCGCGGCTCCGCGCGGAGGGGCTATACGACGGGGACATGCCGCTCGATATCCCGCGGGCGGCGGCGATGGTGAGGGGGATATGCAATGATAGAGTTTAG
- a CDS encoding tryptophan transporter, whose product MNSTETGRERTAMVEERSAGLSVAQIMLVAVLLAAGAVMKFFIGSIFSAGMKPNFIIAMYCLAILLVRPRFKEAAIIGLLAGAVCQFFPGTPYLNFPSELAGALVMALFARMDGRAGGFLMPAVSTFVTTVVSGGVFMALLYALFFSGGTTAPAPLAVFAGIIFGTAAVNSIIVQVLYIPVSAALKMRAAAR is encoded by the coding sequence ATGAACAGCACAGAGACAGGCAGAGAGAGAACGGCAATGGTGGAAGAGAGGTCCGCGGGGCTTTCCGTGGCACAGATAATGCTGGTGGCGGTACTGCTGGCGGCGGGGGCGGTGATGAAGTTTTTCATCGGTTCGATATTTTCGGCGGGGATGAAGCCGAATTTCATCATCGCCATGTATTGCCTCGCGATACTCCTCGTGCGGCCGCGTTTTAAGGAGGCGGCGATAATCGGGCTGCTCGCGGGCGCGGTCTGCCAGTTTTTCCCCGGCACACCATATCTCAACTTCCCCAGCGAGCTGGCGGGGGCGCTTGTAATGGCGCTCTTCGCCAGGATGGACGGCCGCGCTGGCGGCTTCCTCATGCCGGCGGTTTCGACCTTCGTCACGACGGTGGTGAGCGGCGGCGTCTTCATGGCGCTGCTTTACGCGCTCTTCTTCTCCGGCGGCACGACGGCCCCCGCGCCGCTCGCGGTCTTCGCGGGGATAATCTTCGGCACCGCCGCCGTAAACAGCATAATCGTACAGGTGCTCTACATACCGGTCTCCGCCGCCCTCAAAATGCGCGCGGCGGCAAGATAG
- a CDS encoding tetratricopeptide repeat protein — MRKNRGGITTVLVIMIVVAMLAATAWLVIGTLRKHNVEQGLASLERGDYTQAALCLEKAARYSLRPDAAVLFHLAEARLKLGDITAAKGSLEKVISLEPRNAAARYELGKIYVNEKNFGAARSEISALEEIGSEEAKGYADELKSSIQTGAVKGFFDELLKKIIPGGIPDALKNAVPGTED, encoded by the coding sequence ATGAGAAAAAATAGGGGCGGTATAACGACGGTCCTGGTGATAATGATCGTCGTCGCGATGCTTGCCGCGACGGCGTGGCTCGTGATAGGCACGCTGAGAAAACATAACGTCGAGCAGGGGCTGGCCAGCCTGGAGAGAGGCGACTACACCCAGGCCGCGCTCTGTTTGGAAAAGGCGGCGCGCTACTCGCTGCGCCCCGACGCGGCGGTGCTCTTTCACCTCGCCGAAGCGCGCCTGAAGCTCGGCGACATCACGGCGGCTAAGGGCAGCCTTGAAAAGGTCATCTCCCTGGAGCCGCGAAACGCCGCCGCCAGGTACGAACTGGGAAAAATATACGTCAACGAAAAGAACTTCGGGGCGGCCAGGTCCGAGATCTCGGCGCTTGAGGAGATAGGCTCGGAAGAGGCGAAGGGATACGCCGACGAACTGAAAAGTTCGATCCAGACGGGGGCCGTGAAAGGTTTCTTTGACGAGCTCCTGAAAAAGATCATTCCCGGCGGCATCCCTGACGCGCTGAAAAACGCCGTGCCCGGAACCGAAGACTAA
- a CDS encoding histidine phosphatase family protein — MAEKRRVYLMRHAKPELPMNGRVYYGQTDYPLSAQGIAAAEEVGEYLKGKITFDYLYASDMIRAQQTARLVAPYLPITTVPALREVNLGEWEGRGYDEVREQFREIYEARGVKFAEVAPPGGETFGELQRRTVPAFEEILSARRSGAILIVAHGAAIWSIMARCFGLDLNDMFFFSQDYCGIHVLEPANGRMRMYQYNWLPLLKAAV; from the coding sequence ATGGCTGAAAAAAGGCGCGTATACCTGATGAGGCACGCTAAGCCCGAACTGCCGATGAACGGCCGGGTATATTACGGACAGACAGACTACCCCCTCTCCGCCCAGGGGATCGCGGCGGCGGAAGAGGTAGGGGAATATCTGAAAGGTAAAATTACCTTTGATTATCTGTACGCAAGCGATATGATACGCGCGCAGCAGACGGCCCGGCTAGTGGCGCCCTACCTTCCGATAACGACGGTCCCCGCCCTGCGCGAGGTAAACCTGGGGGAATGGGAAGGACGCGGCTACGACGAGGTGCGGGAGCAGTTCCGCGAGATATACGAGGCGCGCGGCGTGAAGTTCGCGGAGGTCGCTCCTCCCGGCGGCGAGACCTTTGGCGAGCTGCAGCGGCGCACGGTGCCGGCCTTTGAGGAGATACTGTCGGCCCGCCGGAGCGGCGCCATCCTCATCGTGGCGCACGGCGCGGCGATATGGAGCATAATGGCGCGCTGTTTCGGCCTCGACCTCAACGACATGTTTTTCTTCTCGCAGGACTACTGCGGCATCCACGTACTGGAGCCGGCGAACGGGCGTATGCGAATGTATCAGTACAATTGGCTGCCGCTGCTCAAAGCGGCGGTGTAA
- a CDS encoding glycerol dehydrogenase: MSNIIIAPGKYVQGKGELSKLGGYVEKLGSKPFILVSPSGMKRVKEPITKSFGATTPLFEEFCGECSKKEINRLIGKMGDCDVVIGVGGGKILDTVKAVAHYAKKPVVIVPTIASTDAPCSALSVIYSDEGVFEEYLFLPANPNLVLVDTDVVSAAPARLLVSGMGDALATYFEARAVKASDSGTCAGGKATNAAISLAKLCYDTLIENGLRAKLAVERHVCTRAVENVIEANTLLSGIGFESGGLAAAHAVHNGLTVLEASHQFYHGEKVAFGTLVQLVLEDAPTKEIEEVIDFCLDVDLPVCLEDIGITDPKPEEIMAAAEATCAPAETIHNMPFEVTPDKVYAAIMGADALGRFYKGK, encoded by the coding sequence ATGTCAAACATCATTATCGCTCCCGGCAAATATGTACAGGGCAAGGGCGAGCTCTCAAAGCTCGGCGGCTATGTGGAAAAACTCGGCTCGAAGCCGTTTATTCTGGTAAGCCCCTCCGGCATGAAACGTGTAAAAGAACCCATCACAAAGAGTTTCGGCGCGACGACGCCGCTCTTTGAAGAATTTTGCGGCGAGTGCAGCAAAAAGGAGATAAACCGCCTCATCGGGAAGATGGGCGACTGCGACGTCGTCATCGGCGTCGGCGGCGGCAAGATACTCGACACCGTAAAGGCCGTCGCCCACTACGCGAAGAAGCCCGTCGTCATCGTGCCGACGATCGCCTCGACCGACGCCCCCTGCAGCGCGCTCTCCGTCATCTACAGCGACGAGGGCGTCTTTGAGGAGTACCTTTTCCTGCCCGCGAATCCGAATCTCGTGCTGGTCGACACCGACGTCGTTTCGGCGGCGCCCGCCCGCCTGCTCGTCAGCGGCATGGGCGACGCGCTGGCGACCTATTTCGAGGCCCGCGCGGTAAAGGCCTCCGACTCCGGCACCTGCGCCGGCGGCAAGGCGACGAACGCCGCGATCTCGCTTGCGAAGCTTTGCTACGACACGCTGATCGAGAACGGCCTGCGCGCGAAACTCGCCGTCGAACGCCACGTCTGCACCAGGGCCGTCGAAAACGTCATCGAGGCCAACACCCTCCTCAGCGGCATCGGCTTTGAGAGCGGGGGGCTCGCCGCGGCGCACGCCGTACACAACGGGCTGACCGTCCTTGAGGCGAGCCACCAGTTCTACCACGGCGAAAAGGTCGCCTTCGGAACGCTTGTCCAGCTCGTGCTTGAAGACGCGCCGACCAAGGAGATCGAAGAGGTCATCGATTTCTGCCTCGACGTGGACCTGCCCGTCTGCCTTGAGGATATCGGCATCACCGACCCGAAGCCCGAAGAGATCATGGCGGCGGCGGAGGCGACCTGCGCTCCCGCCGAAACGATCCACAACATGCCCTTCGAGGTGACGCCGGACAAAGTCTACGCGGCGATCATGGGCGCCGACGCGCTCGGCCGCTTCTACAAAGGCAAATAA